In Archangium violaceum, the following are encoded in one genomic region:
- a CDS encoding GNAT family N-acetyltransferase, whose amino-acid sequence MQFDLGQDFVLAVFDRKEERVLGGTGLHVRSGPLSREIGLEIHCAPDNERSARVPQKLGFQREAVLARRSDRDGRDPSRSSVSQFRRASEIFR is encoded by the coding sequence GTGCAATTCGATCTCGGCCAGGATTTCGTGCTGGCGGTGTTCGACCGGAAGGAAGAGCGAGTGCTGGGCGGTACCGGACTCCATGTCCGCAGTGGCCCGCTGAGTCGGGAAATCGGGTTGGAGATCCACTGCGCGCCGGACAACGAACGAAGCGCCAGGGTGCCCCAGAAGCTCGGCTTTCAGCGCGAAGCCGTGCTCGCGCGCCGTTCGGATAGGGACGGACGCGATCCATCGAGGAGTTCGGTCTCTCAGTTCAGGCGCGCAAGCGAGATCTTCCGGTGA
- a CDS encoding GNAT family N-acetyltransferase, with protein sequence MKSLRSERLLLRPARPEDLAPLLAILSDPAVARWWPGFDESKVESELIAPDPDVTVYVIEHEHSVIGAIQFGEELDPQYRHASIDLFLSPQAWGRGFAPEAIRTLAVYLFEERGHHRLVIDPAADNARAIRAYEKVGFRPVGTMRQYERGADGTWHDGVLLDLLADEFVPPPVERPGCSTSPE encoded by the coding sequence ATGAAGAGCCTACGCTCCGAACGATTACTCCTCCGGCCCGCCCGACCGGAGGATCTCGCACCCCTGTTGGCCATCCTGTCGGATCCAGCGGTCGCCCGGTGGTGGCCGGGTTTCGACGAGAGCAAGGTCGAGTCCGAGCTCATCGCACCGGATCCGGACGTCACCGTCTATGTGATCGAGCACGAGCACAGCGTCATCGGAGCGATCCAGTTTGGCGAAGAGCTCGATCCTCAGTACCGCCATGCGAGCATCGACCTGTTCTTGAGCCCGCAGGCGTGGGGGCGAGGCTTCGCTCCCGAAGCCATTCGCACGCTCGCGGTCTACCTGTTCGAGGAGCGGGGTCACCATCGGCTGGTCATCGATCCCGCCGCGGACAACGCCCGTGCGATTCGGGCGTACGAGAAGGTTGGCTTCCGGCCGGTCGGCACCATGCGTCAATACGAGCGCGGCGCTGACGGCACCTGGCACGACGGCGTGTTGCTGGATCTGCTCGCGGACGAGTTCGTGCCACCCCCAGTTGAACGGCCAGGGTGTTCCACTTCGCCGGAATAA
- a CDS encoding IS5 family transposase (programmed frameshift), protein MARELVPDALWERVAPLLPVPKKKKSGRGRPRADDRAALEAIVLVLRTGIPWEMLPTKQFGLSGMTAWRGLEQWTRAGVFEQLQRVLLNELGQRGQVDMRRASLDSSAVRASKGGPFTGKNPTDRAKAGSKHHLLVDAKGQPLAESLTGANVHVTHELFPLLDAVPDVKQPRGRPRHRPGKLHADKAYSSRKNRQGLRRRGVTARIARPGVELKQRLGRHRWVVERTIAWKNQQRRLRVRDERRDDIHFGLLVLGCCLILFRGLNPDFC, encoded by the exons ATGGCTCGCGAACTCGTACCGGACGCGCTGTGGGAGCGAGTCGCTCCACTGCTGCCGGTTCCCAAGAAGAAGAAGTCCGGGCGTGGTCGACCACGGGCAGACGACCGAGCCGCCTTGGAGGCCATCGTCTTGGTGCTCAGAACCGGTATCCCCTGGGAGATGCTCCCGACGAAGCAGTTCGGCTTGTCAGGGATGACGGCCTGGAGAGGCTTGGAGCAGTGGACGCGCGCTGGGGTGTTCGAGCAGCTCCAGCGCGTCCTGCTCAACGAACTTGGACAGCGCGGCCAGGTGGACATGCGTCGTGCCTCACTCGACTCCTCAGCGGTCCGAGCCTCAAAAGGGGGGCCCT TCACGGGCAAAAACCCGACGGACAGAGCGAAGGCGGGCAGCAAGCATCATCTTCTCGTAGACGCCAAGGGCCAGCCGCTGGCAGAGAGTCTGACAGGGGCCAACGTCCACGTCACGCACGAGCTGTTCCCGCTGCTCGATGCTGTGCCTGATGTGAAGCAGCCCCGTGGTCGTCCCCGTCATCGGCCCGGCAAACTGCACGCCGACAAGGCGTACTCTTCGCGCAAGAACCGGCAGGGCTTGCGCCGACGCGGCGTTACCGCGCGCATTGCGCGGCCCGGCGTCGAATTGAAGCAGCGGCTGGGGCGACATCGTTGGGTGGTGGAGCGAACCATCGCCTGGAAGAACCAACAGCGGCGCCTGCGCGTGCGAGATGAACGGCGGGACGATATCCACTTCGGCCTCCTCGTTCTGGGCTGCTGCCTGATACTCTTCCGAGGCCTCAATCCTGATTTTTGTTAG
- a CDS encoding DUF7151 family protein yields MLLGLLESGVAHAQTSPQQLDVKNVEVEYKTMEGKLFLYIYGQNFGTSAPTVQLAGFTLLIRQNASGFVVAEAPIFQPGSYRLTVSAGSESTQMDAFELTLGAQGPKGDKGEPGPAGPQGVPGPQAPEGLATLAKTTPESAGTNCAAGGTKLELGADANRNGVLDISEVDWTLTKYLCNGEKGLQGPEGPRGGFAGCTRRVGADSKAKYYSAGSWAYCDTGEIVTGGACFIVGSATAGTAASISSSEGREAYVCIVSGPSTETATVRAQAICCRTY; encoded by the coding sequence ATGTTGTTGGGTCTTCTTGAGTCTGGAGTGGCTCACGCCCAGACGAGCCCTCAGCAACTCGACGTCAAGAATGTCGAGGTTGAGTATAAGACGATGGAAGGGAAGCTCTTCCTCTACATCTATGGTCAAAACTTCGGCACTTCCGCGCCGACCGTGCAGTTGGCTGGGTTTACGCTATTGATCCGGCAGAACGCGAGCGGTTTTGTGGTTGCCGAAGCCCCCATCTTCCAGCCTGGTTCATATCGCCTGACGGTATCAGCCGGCTCGGAGTCCACCCAGATGGATGCTTTTGAGCTCACTTTGGGGGCTCAAGGGCCGAAGGGAGACAAGGGGGAGCCGGGCCCGGCGGGTCCACAGGGTGTACCCGGTCCTCAAGCTCCCGAAGGACTGGCAACCCTGGCAAAAACCACCCCCGAGTCTGCAGGAACGAACTGCGCTGCGGGCGGCACGAAACTGGAATTGGGCGCTGACGCCAACCGTAACGGAGTACTCGATATCTCCGAGGTCGACTGGACTCTGACGAAGTACCTGTGCAACGGAGAGAAGGGTCTCCAAGGACCTGAGGGTCCCAGAGGAGGCTTCGCCGGTTGTACCCGGCGTGTCGGAGCGGATTCAAAGGCCAAATACTACTCGGCGGGCTCATGGGCTTATTGTGATACCGGTGAGATCGTCACCGGCGGAGCATGTTTTATCGTGGGTAGTGCTACGGCCGGTACCGCGGCGAGCATCTCCTCAAGCGAAGGGAGGGAGGCCTACGTGTGCATCGTTTCTGGCCCCTCCACTGAGACAGCGACCGTGCGAGCCCAAGCCATTTGCTGCAGGACCTATTGA
- a CDS encoding M1 family metallopeptidase, with protein sequence MARLDPHSYNDDTQPETETLTWKARVDFRTRRLHAEATLTLKEASAGPLDLDTRELEVRSVVDAEGKPLPFLVSPPEPILGSRLRVELRPGTKQLTIRYRTSPQASALQWLTPAQTSGGQYPYLFSQCQAIHARSVVPVQDTPRIRIRYRAELTVPKELKAVMAAGFTGREEHGVEAVERYEMPQPIPPYLLAFAVGRLAAKELGPRSRVWAEPEVLEAAAEEFEDVDAMLRAAEELFGPYDWERFDLLTMPPSFPYGGMENPRLTFLTPTLLAGDKSLVSVVAHELAHSWTGNLVTNASAEHFWLNEGFTVFAERRIIEALYGADVAQLHSALGRRALEEAVHHFRAHPQLTALRTHLNGVDPDEAFSQVPYEKGYLFLRALEDAVGRSAFDGFLRRYLEAHRFQALTTEQFTAFVEKHLPGALAKVDAETYLSKPGIPAGAPVPRSERLERMGQTKGKVPSAEEVKDWTPAEWQLFIEWLPQGTSRDVFRQLDERFHLTKSQNSEVLVSWLAAALKAGWEPALGRTEAFLGEVGRMKYLKPLYGALVATPEGKGIARGLFKRYGERYHPIAQAAVESILNRA encoded by the coding sequence ATGGCCCGACTCGATCCCCACTCGTACAACGATGACACGCAGCCCGAGACCGAGACCCTCACCTGGAAGGCGCGCGTGGACTTTCGAACGCGCCGCCTGCACGCGGAGGCGACCCTCACCCTGAAGGAGGCCTCGGCGGGCCCCCTGGACCTGGACACGCGGGAGCTGGAGGTGCGCTCGGTGGTGGACGCCGAGGGCAAGCCCCTGCCCTTCCTGGTGTCGCCGCCGGAACCCATCCTCGGCAGCCGCCTGAGGGTGGAGCTGCGGCCGGGGACGAAGCAACTGACGATCCGCTACCGGACGTCCCCCCAGGCGAGCGCGCTGCAGTGGCTGACGCCGGCGCAGACGTCGGGAGGGCAGTACCCGTACCTGTTCAGCCAGTGCCAGGCGATCCACGCACGCTCGGTGGTGCCGGTGCAGGACACGCCGCGAATCCGCATCCGGTACCGGGCGGAGCTGACGGTGCCCAAGGAGCTGAAGGCGGTGATGGCGGCGGGCTTCACGGGACGGGAGGAGCACGGGGTGGAGGCGGTGGAGCGCTACGAGATGCCGCAGCCGATTCCGCCGTACCTGCTGGCGTTCGCGGTGGGCAGGCTGGCGGCCAAGGAGCTGGGGCCGCGCTCGAGGGTCTGGGCGGAGCCCGAGGTGCTGGAGGCGGCGGCGGAGGAGTTCGAGGACGTGGACGCGATGCTGCGGGCGGCGGAGGAGCTCTTCGGGCCGTATGACTGGGAGCGGTTCGATCTGCTGACGATGCCGCCCTCGTTCCCGTACGGGGGAATGGAGAACCCGCGCCTCACCTTCCTGACGCCGACGCTGCTGGCGGGGGACAAGAGCCTGGTGAGCGTGGTGGCGCACGAGCTGGCGCACTCGTGGACGGGCAACCTGGTGACGAACGCGTCGGCGGAGCACTTCTGGCTGAACGAGGGCTTCACGGTGTTCGCCGAGCGGCGCATCATCGAAGCGCTGTACGGGGCGGACGTGGCGCAGCTGCACTCGGCTCTGGGCCGGCGGGCGCTGGAGGAGGCCGTGCACCACTTCCGGGCCCATCCGCAGCTCACGGCGCTGCGCACGCACCTCAACGGGGTGGATCCGGACGAGGCGTTCTCCCAGGTGCCGTACGAGAAGGGCTACCTGTTCCTGAGGGCGCTGGAGGACGCGGTGGGCCGGTCGGCCTTCGACGGCTTCCTGAGGCGCTACCTGGAGGCGCACCGCTTCCAGGCGCTGACCACGGAGCAGTTCACGGCGTTCGTGGAGAAGCACCTGCCGGGGGCGCTGGCGAAGGTGGACGCGGAGACGTACCTGAGCAAGCCGGGAATCCCGGCGGGGGCGCCAGTGCCGCGCTCGGAGCGGCTGGAGCGCATGGGGCAGACGAAGGGCAAGGTGCCGTCGGCCGAGGAGGTGAAGGACTGGACCCCGGCCGAGTGGCAGCTCTTCATCGAGTGGCTGCCGCAGGGGACGTCGCGGGACGTGTTCCGGCAGTTGGACGAGCGCTTCCATCTGACGAAGAGCCAGAACTCGGAGGTGCTGGTGTCGTGGCTGGCGGCGGCGCTCAAGGCGGGCTGGGAGCCGGCGCTGGGCCGCACCGAGGCCTTCCTGGGCGAGGTGGGACGGATGAAGTACCTCAAGCCGCTCTACGGAGCGCTGGTGGCCACCCCCGAGGGCAAGGGCATCGCGCGAGGCCTCTTCAAGCGCTACGGCGAGCGCTACCACCCCATCGCGCAGGCGGCCGTCGAGTCCATCCTCAATCGCGCGTAG
- a CDS encoding 3-hydroxyacyl-CoA dehydrogenase/enoyl-CoA hydratase family protein — protein MTTRIRKVAVLGAGVMGSGIAAHLANSGVRALLLDIVPPKAGPGEDTASKAFRNKFAAGALANLRKQKPSPIVSEQVLSFIEVGNFDDDMARIAECDWVIEVVKEDLAVKQATFAKVEQHARKDAIVSSNTSGLSIQGMLQGRGAEFRKNFLVTHFFNPVRYMKLLELVAGPETSPDVVKAVHRFGEEVLGKGIVYGKDTTNFIANRIGTYGMMRTISEMQKAELSIEEVDKIFGPAMGRPKSAVFRTADIVGLDTFSHVAKNCYDTLTQDEEREVFAAPEFLQKMVAKGMLGDKSGGGFYKKDKSSGGKDILALDLKTLEYRPQAKVRYESLGAAKDVENVRERVATVLNGQDKAAKFAERITLDVLAYSSRRIPEIGDDVVNVDRAMRWGFGWDIGPFETWDAYGVKKGLERMKELGLKPAAWVEQMLASGRTSFYGVENGKDTYWDIPSKSVKVVPENARTSRVEYLKRGNKKISGNDSATLWDMGDGVTLLEFHSKMNSIDDDIISMMNTALDETEKNFRGLVIGNDGGNFSAGANIMAMLMAAKSEEFEAIRKMAGAFQAANQRMRYSPVPVVTAPFNLTLGGGAEVTMGGNAVQASAELYMGLVEVGVGLIPGGGGTMQLLRNVYGPYSADKDFDAFPFIKKVFLSIGTAKVATSAEEARELGFLTASDGISANRDFLLSDAKQRVLGLANAGFRPPRPSRFRLPGPSGFATIDMMLYDMELNGQVSAHDRKIAQKLARVLTGGDTSPSVLLTEERLLELEQESFLSLIGEAKTQDRMMHMLEKGKPLRN, from the coding sequence ATGACGACGCGGATCCGCAAAGTGGCAGTTCTGGGCGCGGGCGTGATGGGCAGCGGCATCGCCGCGCACCTGGCCAACTCGGGCGTGCGCGCTCTGCTGCTGGACATCGTGCCCCCCAAGGCCGGGCCCGGCGAGGACACGGCCTCCAAGGCCTTCCGCAACAAGTTCGCCGCCGGGGCCTTGGCCAACCTGCGCAAGCAGAAGCCCAGCCCCATCGTGTCCGAGCAGGTGCTCTCCTTCATCGAGGTGGGCAACTTCGACGACGACATGGCCCGCATCGCCGAGTGCGACTGGGTCATCGAGGTGGTCAAGGAGGACCTGGCCGTCAAGCAGGCCACCTTCGCCAAGGTGGAGCAGCACGCCCGCAAGGACGCCATCGTCAGCTCCAACACCTCCGGCCTCTCCATCCAGGGCATGCTCCAGGGCCGGGGCGCCGAGTTCCGCAAGAACTTCCTCGTCACCCACTTCTTCAACCCCGTCCGCTACATGAAGCTGCTGGAGCTCGTGGCGGGTCCGGAGACGAGCCCCGACGTGGTGAAGGCCGTCCACCGCTTCGGCGAGGAGGTGCTCGGCAAGGGCATCGTCTACGGCAAGGACACCACCAACTTCATCGCCAACCGCATCGGCACCTACGGGATGATGCGCACCATCTCGGAGATGCAGAAGGCGGAGCTGTCCATCGAGGAGGTGGACAAGATCTTCGGCCCCGCCATGGGCCGCCCCAAGTCCGCCGTGTTCCGCACCGCCGACATCGTCGGTCTGGACACCTTCTCCCACGTGGCCAAGAACTGCTACGACACGCTCACCCAGGACGAGGAGCGTGAGGTCTTCGCCGCCCCCGAGTTCCTCCAGAAGATGGTCGCCAAGGGCATGCTCGGCGACAAGAGCGGCGGCGGCTTCTACAAGAAGGACAAGAGCAGCGGCGGCAAGGACATCCTCGCGCTGGATCTCAAGACGCTCGAGTACCGGCCCCAGGCCAAGGTGCGCTACGAGTCCCTGGGCGCCGCCAAGGACGTGGAGAACGTGCGCGAGCGCGTCGCCACCGTCCTGAACGGCCAGGACAAGGCCGCCAAGTTCGCCGAGCGGATCACCCTCGACGTGCTGGCCTACTCCAGCCGGCGCATCCCGGAGATCGGCGATGACGTGGTGAACGTCGACCGCGCCATGCGCTGGGGCTTCGGCTGGGACATCGGGCCCTTCGAGACCTGGGATGCCTACGGCGTGAAGAAGGGCCTGGAGCGCATGAAGGAGCTGGGCCTCAAGCCCGCCGCCTGGGTGGAGCAGATGCTCGCCTCCGGCCGCACCTCCTTCTACGGCGTGGAGAACGGCAAGGACACCTACTGGGACATCCCCTCCAAGTCCGTGAAGGTGGTGCCGGAGAACGCCCGCACCTCGCGCGTGGAGTACCTCAAGCGCGGCAACAAGAAGATCTCCGGCAATGACTCCGCCACCCTGTGGGACATGGGCGATGGCGTGACGCTGCTGGAGTTCCACTCGAAGATGAACTCCATCGACGATGACATCATCTCGATGATGAACACGGCCCTGGACGAGACGGAGAAGAACTTCCGCGGCCTCGTCATCGGCAACGATGGAGGGAACTTCTCGGCGGGCGCCAACATCATGGCCATGCTGATGGCCGCCAAGAGCGAGGAGTTCGAGGCCATCCGCAAGATGGCCGGCGCCTTCCAGGCCGCCAACCAGCGCATGCGCTACAGCCCCGTGCCCGTGGTGACCGCGCCCTTCAACCTCACCCTCGGCGGCGGCGCCGAGGTCACCATGGGCGGCAACGCCGTCCAGGCCTCGGCCGAGCTGTACATGGGCCTCGTCGAGGTGGGCGTGGGCCTCATCCCCGGCGGCGGCGGCACCATGCAGCTCCTGCGCAACGTGTACGGCCCGTACTCGGCGGACAAGGACTTCGACGCGTTCCCCTTCATCAAGAAGGTGTTCCTGTCGATCGGCACCGCGAAGGTGGCCACCAGCGCCGAGGAGGCCCGGGAGCTGGGCTTCCTCACGGCCAGCGATGGCATCAGCGCCAACCGCGACTTCCTGCTGTCGGACGCCAAGCAGCGGGTGCTCGGCCTGGCCAACGCGGGCTTCCGCCCGCCCCGGCCCAGCCGCTTCCGCCTGCCCGGGCCCAGCGGCTTCGCCACCATCGACATGATGCTCTACGACATGGAGCTCAACGGGCAGGTCTCCGCCCACGACCGGAAGATCGCCCAGAAGCTGGCGCGCGTGCTCACCGGCGGCGACACCAGCCCCTCCGTGCTCCTCACCGAGGAGCGCCTGCTGGAGCTGGAGCAGGAGTCGTTCCTGAGCCTGATCGGCGAGGCGAAGACCCAGGACCGCATGATGCACATGCTCGAGAAGGGCAAGCCGCTGCGCAACTGA
- a CDS encoding thiolase family protein, with the protein MPGRVVIASAVRTPFTRAHKGEFKDTRPDTLAALAIKEAVKQVPGLKPEEIEDVILGCAMPEAEQGMNVARNAALLAGLPDTVPGMTINRFCSSGTQSIAQAAQAIKAGMIQVAIAGGTESMTMVPMGGNKVSANPEIMEKFPEVYTSMGATAENIASRYSVSREDADKFAYESQRRAATAREQGKFKEEIFPVTTTVYDEEGKAQQVTVSVDTILRPDTTFEGLAKLKPAFNQKGVVTAGNASPLTDGAAAAVVMSEEKAQQLGVKPLGYFLDYQVAGVPPEIMGVGPVPAVKKLLAKNNLKVEDIDVFELNEAFAAQALHCIRELGIPMDKVNPNGGAIALGHPLGVSGARLVGTILRELKRRNGRYGVVTMCIGGGMGAAALIELAK; encoded by the coding sequence ATGCCCGGTCGAGTCGTGATTGCCAGCGCGGTGCGCACCCCGTTCACCCGCGCGCACAAGGGAGAGTTCAAGGACACCCGGCCCGACACGCTCGCGGCCCTCGCCATCAAGGAGGCCGTCAAGCAGGTCCCCGGCCTGAAGCCCGAGGAAATCGAGGACGTCATCCTCGGCTGTGCCATGCCCGAGGCGGAGCAGGGGATGAACGTGGCCCGCAACGCCGCGCTCCTGGCCGGTCTGCCGGACACCGTTCCCGGCATGACCATCAACCGCTTCTGCTCGTCGGGCACGCAGTCCATCGCCCAGGCGGCGCAGGCCATCAAGGCGGGGATGATCCAGGTCGCCATCGCCGGTGGCACCGAGTCCATGACCATGGTCCCCATGGGCGGCAACAAGGTCAGCGCCAACCCGGAGATCATGGAGAAGTTCCCCGAGGTCTACACCTCCATGGGCGCCACCGCGGAGAACATCGCCTCGCGCTACAGCGTGTCGCGCGAGGACGCGGACAAGTTCGCCTACGAGAGCCAGCGCCGGGCCGCCACCGCCCGCGAGCAGGGCAAGTTCAAGGAGGAGATCTTCCCCGTCACCACCACCGTCTATGACGAGGAGGGCAAGGCGCAGCAGGTCACCGTGTCCGTGGACACCATCCTGCGTCCGGACACCACGTTCGAGGGTCTGGCCAAGCTCAAACCCGCCTTCAACCAGAAGGGCGTGGTGACGGCCGGCAACGCTTCCCCGCTGACCGATGGCGCTGCCGCCGCGGTGGTGATGAGCGAGGAGAAGGCCCAGCAGCTCGGCGTGAAGCCGCTCGGCTACTTCCTGGACTACCAGGTGGCCGGCGTGCCGCCGGAGATCATGGGCGTGGGCCCCGTGCCCGCGGTGAAGAAGCTGCTGGCGAAGAACAACCTCAAGGTCGAGGACATCGACGTCTTCGAGCTGAACGAGGCCTTCGCGGCGCAGGCGCTGCACTGCATCCGCGAGCTGGGCATCCCGATGGACAAGGTGAACCCGAACGGCGGAGCCATCGCCCTGGGTCACCCGCTGGGCGTGTCCGGTGCGCGTCTGGTGGGCACCATCCTGCGCGAGCTCAAGCGCCGCAACGGCCGCTACGGCGTGGTGACGATGTGCATCGGCGGTGGCATGGGCGCCGCGGCGCTCATCGAGCTGGCGAAGTAG